A part of Candida albicans SC5314 chromosome 2, complete sequence genomic DNA contains:
- the UTP22 gene encoding rRNA-processing protein (Putative U3 snoRNP protein; Ssr1-induced; repressed by prostaglandins; heterozygous null mutant is resistant to parnafungin), which yields MAKRKLEENDISTIEDDEFKSFSDRDEQIDELSNGHAKHRENNAQESDDHSASEDDDDEDDEEEGEKSVQPPNKKQKKQLSAQDVQVARETAELFKSNIFKLQIDELMKEVKVKKAHEEKIEKVLHRLHDLIKQVPPVENLTLQQAEQHFNPKKLVIPFPDPKPTKVNYRFSYLPSGDLSLVGSYGLKTAINQPHGQSIEVALTMPKELFQPKDYLNYRALYKKSFYLAYLGENLIHLSKKNNLPIKVSYQFFNDDVLNPVLKIESIQTENPEDLTFTKTKIAINLIVAFPFGVFDSKKLLPDKNCIRVQSDTETLPPTPLYNSSVLSQTSYDYYLKYLYTTKKSTEAFKDACVLGKLWLQQRGFNSSLNNGGFGHFEFAILMSALLNGGGLNGNKILLHGFSSYQLFKGTIKYLATMDLNGGYLSFSSLIGENIASKYKSDGFNVPTIFDKNTKLNILWKMTKSSYKSLQLQAQQTLELLNDVVKDRFDAILLQKSDFDPMRYDIVFKLSAPEELYDSFGPLEKIAYITFDNYFKSRLFAILTKALGERIESIVIKNEHPSNTFAIHKRKPSHTSSTFVIGLQLNPEECDKLVTKGPNNEDKDAGIKFRSFWGNKASLRRFKDGSIQHCVVWNIKDQEPVVMNIIKYALDTHLQSEISQHLASSISYFDKKLPVPLLPSATNQVITSLSSFTALRNSFENLSKVLTNLELPLSVKTVLPASSGLRYTSVLQPVPFAASNPDFWNYCVLQFETSTRWPDELSALEKTKTAFLLKISEELAETEYNSFISKDESVPFNENITLLNILTPEGYGFRIRAFTERDELLYLRAVSNADKQKALVQDVYLKFNEKYMGSVKHTRSVTQLAQHFHFYSPTVRFFKQWLDSQLLLQHFSEELVELIALKPFVDPAPYSIPHSVENGFLQILNFLASWNWKEDPLVLDLVKSSADDDIKLSDKLTIQAHRIIEQNFEKIRKTDPSGIKTQYFIGSKDDPSGILWSHNLTLPISTRLTALSRAAIQLLRKEGITETNLDLIFTPALQDYDFTIKVKANNVTTSSGILPPNTFKNLIQPLTSFPDDITTKYDLVQGYVDELNKKFGNAIIFSSKKFTGLCKNNENVIGGIFVPTNLTKKKFRVNLGINVKPLDDKGDEVIINTSSIYDEIELLGGDLIKAFDKRK from the coding sequence ATGGCAAAACGGAAGTTAGAGGAAAATGATATTTCTACcattgaagatgatgaattcAAGTCCTTTTCCGATCGAGATGAACAAATAGATGAACTCAGCAACGGCCATGCAAAGCATAGAGAGAACAACGCACAGGAGAGTGATGACCACAGTGCAAGTGAAgacgacgatgatgaagacGATGAGGAAGAGGGAGAAAAATCAGTACAACCACCTAataagaaacaaaaaaagcaGCTTTCTGCACAAGATGTCCAAGTAGCCAGAGAGACAGCtgaattattcaaatctaaTATATTTAAACTTCAGATTGACGAACTAATGAAAGAAGTGAAAGTAAAGAAAGCTCacgaagaaaaaattgagaaAGTATTGCACCGTTTGcatgatttgattaaacAAGTGCCACCTGTGGAAAATCTAACTTTACAACAAGCAGAACAACATTTTAATCCCAAGAAATTAGTCATCCCATTTCCAGATCCCAAACCAACAAAAGTAAACTATAGATTTTCTTATTTGCCACTGGGAGATCTTTCTTTGGTTGGGTCGTACGGATTAAAAACAGCTATTAACCAACCACATGGACAAAGTATCGAAGTAGCACTAACTATGCCTAAAGAATTGTTTCAACCAAaagattatttaaattatagAGCATTATATAAAAAGTCATTTTATTTGGCATACTTGGGTGAGAATTTAATCCATTTGTcgaaaaagaataatttgCCGATCAAGGTGTCGtatcaattcttcaatgaCGATGTATTGAACCCCGTCTTAAAAATAGAGAGTATCCAAACTGAAAATCCCGAAGATTTGACTTTtactaaaactaaaattgCTATTAATTTAATAGTAGCATTCCCATTTGGTGTTTTTGACTCGAAAAAGCTACTTCCTGATAAAAACTGTATCCGTGTGCAATCAGACACCGAGACTTTGCCACCTACTCCATTGTACAATTCTAGCGTGTTATCACAAACATCCTACGACTATTATTTAAAGTATTTATATACCaccaaaaaatcaacagaAGCATTCAAAGATGCATGTGTGTTGGGAAAACTTTGGTTGCAGCAAAGAGGGTTCAATTCGTCTCTCAATAATGGGGGGTTCGGtcattttgaatttgcTATTTTAATGAGCGCGTTGTTGAATGGAGGTGGATTAAACGGTAACAAGATATTGTTGCATGGATTTTCCTCATACCAATTATTCAAAGGTACCATCAAGTACTTGGCTACAATGGATCTAAATGGAGGGTATTTATCTTTCTCGTCTTTAATTGGAGAAAACATTGCATCGAAATACAAATCAGATGGGTTTAATGTTCCTACCATATTCGATAAAAACACCAAATTAAACATCTTATGGAAAATGACCAAGAGTTCTTACAAGAGTCTTCAATTGCAAGCACAACAGACTTTGGAATTATTGAATGACGTTGTAAAAGACAGATTTGACGCCATTTTGCTTCAAAAGTCTGATTTTGATCCGATGAGATACGATATTGTCTTCAAGTTATCAGCACCTGAAGAGTTGTACGATTCTTTTGGTCCATTGGAAAAGATAGCATACATTacttttgataattatttCAAGAGCAGATTATTTGCAATTTTAACAAAAGCATTAGGTGAAAGAATAGAACTGATTgttattaaaaatgaacACCCTTCAAACACATTTGCCATCCACAAGAGAAAGCCATCACACACAAGCTCAACCTTTGTTATTGGTTTGCAATTAAATCCAGAAGAATGTGACAAATTAGTAACCAAAGGTCCgaataatgaagataagGATGCTGGTATCAAATTCAGATCCTTTTGGGGGAACAAAGCATCTTTGAGAAGATTCAAAGATGGATCTATCCAACATTGTGTTGTTTGGAATATTAAAGATCAAGAGCCAGTGGTAATGaacattatcaaatatgCTTTAGATACTCACTTGCAATCTGAAATATCACAACATTTGGCATCTCTGATCAGTTATTTTGATAAGAAATTGCCAGTTCCATTATTGCCTTCAGCAACAAATCAAGTGATCACATCTTTAAGCAGCTTTACTGCTTTAAGGAACtcatttgaaaacttgAGTAAAGTCTTGACAAATTTAGAGTTACCACTTAGTGTGAAGACAGTTTTGCCCGCATCATCTGGTTTAAGATACACGTCAGTATTACAGCCAGTGCCATTTGCAGCATCCAACCCTGATTTCTGGAACTACTGTGTATTACAATTTGAGACTTCAACAAGATGGCCAGATGAACTAAGTGCATTGGAGAAAACAAAGACGGcatttttattgaaaattagCGAAGAATTAGCTGAAACAGAAtacaattcatttatttcaaaagatGAATCAGTACCtttcaatgaaaatataaCTTTGTTGAACATTTTAACTCCAGAAGGTTACGGATTCAGAATCAGAGCTTTTACAGAACGTGACGAATTGTTATACTTGAGAGCAGTATCAAACGCAGACAAACAGAAAGCGTTAGTCCAAGAtgtttatttgaaattcaatgaaaaatatatggGCTCAGTAAAGCACACCAGATCTGTAACACAACTTGCACAACATTTTCACTTTTATTCACCAACTGTCAgattttttaaacaatGGTTGGATTCCCAATTACTTTTGCAACATTTCAGCGAAGAATTGGTGGAACTCATTGCTTTGAAACCATTTGTTGACCCAGCTCCATACTCAATTCCCCATTCTGTTGAAAATGGATTTTtacaaattttgaatttcctAGCCAGCTGGAATTGGAAAGAAGACCCATTAGTTCTTGACTTAGTTAAAAGTTCtgctgatgatgatatcaAATTAAGTGATAAGTTAACTATACAAGCACATAGAATCATTGAgcaaaattttgaaaaaattagaaaaacaGACCCTTCAGGTATTAAAACACAGTATTTTATTGGATCGAAAGATGACCCTTCTGGAATATTATGGTCTCATAATTTAACTTTACCAATTTCTACTAGGCTAACTGCATTGTCTCGAGCTGCCATCCAGTTGCTTAGAAAGGAAGGCATTACTGAAACCAACTTGGATTTGATATTTACTCCAGCATTACAGGATTATGACTTCACTATTAAGGTCAAGGCGAATAACGTTACTACTTCTTCAGGTATTTTACCACCAAACACATTTAAAAACTTAATTCAACCATTAACTTCATTCCCTGATGATATAACTACAAAATACGATTTGGTTCAAGGTtatgttgatgaattgaataaaaaatttggtaaTGCTATTATATTTTCAAGTAAAAAGTTCACAGGTTTATGCAAGAACAATGAAAACGTCATTGGTGGTATTTTTGTTCCTACCAACTTgaccaaaaagaaattcagGGTCAATTTGGGCATTAACGTTAAACCTTTGGATGATAAAGGAGATGAAGTTATAATCAACACCAGCTCCATATAcgatgaaattgaattactTGGTGGAGATTTAATTAAAGCATTCGATAAACGTAAATAA
- the ERG7 gene encoding lanosterol synthase (2,3-epoxysqualene-lanosterol cyclase (lanosterol synthase), conversion of 2,3-oxidosqualene to lanosterol in sterol biosynthesis; fluconazole-induced; possibly essential, disruptants not obtained by UAU1 method; rat catheter biofilm induced), with protein MYYSEEIGLPKTDISRWRLRSDALGRETWHYLSQSECESEPQSTFVQWLLESPDFPSPPSSDIHTPDEAARKGADFLKLLQLDNGIFPCQYKGPMFMTIGYVTANYYSKTEIPEPYRVEMIRYIVNTAHPVDGGWGLHSVDKSTCFGTTMNYVCLRLLGMEKDHPVLVKARKTLHRLGGAIKNPHWGKAWLSILNLYEWEGVNPAPPELWRLPYWLPIHPAKWWVHTRAIYLPLGYTSANRVQCELDPLLKEIRNEIYVPSQLPYESIKFGNQRNNVCGVDLYYPHTKILDFANSILSKWEAVRPKWLLNWVNKKVYDLIVKEYQNTEYLCIAPVSFAFNMVVTCHYEGSESENFKKLQNRMNDVLFHGPQGMTVMGTNGVQVWDAAFMVQYFFMTGLVDDPKYHDMIRKSYLFLVRSQFTENCVDGSFRDRRKGAWPFSTKEQGYTVSDCTAEAMKAIIMVRNHASFADIRDEIKDENLFDAVEVLLQIQNVGEWEYGSFSTYEGIKAPLLLEKLNPAEVFNNIMVEYPYVECTDSSVLGLTYFAKYYPDYKPELIQKTISSAIQYILDSQDNIDGSWYGCWGICYTYASMFALEALHTVGLDYESSSAVKKGCDFLISKQLPDGGWSESMKGCETHSYVNGENSLVVQSAWALIGLILGNYPDEEPIKRGIQFLMKRQLPTGEWKYEDIEGVFNHSCAIEYPSYRFLFPIKALGLYKNKYGDKVLV; from the coding sequence ATGTATTATTCAGAGGAAATTGGTCTTCCCAAAACTGATATTTCAAGATGGAGGTTACGAAGTGACGCTCTTGGTAGGGAAACATGGCATTATCTATCACAATCTGAATGTGAAAGTGAACCACAATCAACATTTGTCCAATGGCTTTTAGAGTCGCCAGATTTTCCATCTCCGCCATCGTCAGATATTCATACTCCAGACGAGGCAGCAAGAAAGGGAGCtgattttttgaaactATTGCAATTGGATAATGGTATCTTCCCCTGCCAGTACAAAGGTCCAATGTTTATGACAATTGGCTATGTAACTGCTAATTATTATAGCAAGACTGAGATACCTGAGCCGTATAGAGTTGAGATGATACGTTATATTGTCAACACTGCACACCCAGTCGATGGTGGTTGGGGACTTCATTCTGTTGATAAATCTACTTGTTTTGGGACAACCATGAATTATGTATGTCTCCGGTTATTAGGAATGGAAAAGGATCATCCAGTTTTGGTTAAGGCGAGAAAAACATTACATCGTTTGGGTGGTGCCATTAAGAATCCACATTGGGGTAAGGCTTGGCTAtctattttgaatttatatGAATGGGAGGGTGTGAACCCAGCTCCACCAGAACTTTGGAGATTACCGTACTGGTTACCAATTCATCCAGCGAAATGGTGGGTACATACTAGGGCTATCTATTTGCCATTGGGATATACGTCTGCAAACAGAGTTCAATGTGAGCTTGATCCACTTTTAAAAGAGATcagaaatgaaatttaCGTTCCAAGTCAATTACCTTATGAGtcaatcaaatttggtAACCAGAGAAATAATGTTTGTGGTGTCGATTTATATTACCCACATACAAAGATTCTTGATTTTGCAAATTCTATATTGAGTAAATGGGAAGCTGTTAGACCTAAGTGGTTATTGAATTGGGTTAACAAGAAAGtttatgatttaattgtaaAGGAGTATCAGAATACAGAGTACTTGTGTATTGCTCCTGTGAGTTTTGCCTTCAATATGGTTGTGACGTGTCATTATGAGGGCTCTGAATCAGAAAACTTTAAGAAACTCCAAAACAGAATGAACGATGTTTTGTTTCATGGACCTCAGGGAATGACTGTTATGGGGACAAATGGTGTACAAGTTTGGGATGCCGCCTTTATGGTACAGTACTTTTTCATGACAGGCTTAGTTGATGACCCAAAATATCACGATATGATCAGAAAGagttatttatttttagtgAGATCTCAATTTACAGAAAATTGTGTCGATGGAAGTTTCAGAGATAGACGTAAAGGTGCTTGGCCATTTAGTACTAAGGAACAAGGATATACTGTTAGTGACTGTACTGCAGAAGCAATGAAGGCTATTATTATGGTTAGGAATCATGCAAGTTTTGCTGACATCAGGGACGAAATAAAAGATGAAAACTTGTTTGATGCTGTTGAAGTTTTGTTGCAAATTCAAAATGTGGGAGAATGGGAATATGGCTCATTCTCGACTTATGAAGGTATAAAAGCCCCTTTATTGctagaaaaattgaatcctGCCGAggtttttaataatatcatgGTGGAGTATCCATACGTGGAATGTACAGACTCTTCCGTTTTAGGGCTTACTTACTTTGCCAAATATTACCCTGACTACAAGCCCGAATTGATTCAGAAAACTATTTCCTCTGCCATTCAATATATTCTTGATTCACAAGATAACATTGATGGCTCTTGGTATGGATGTTGGGGAATTTGTTATACTTATGCGTCGATGTTTGCATTAGAAGCTTTGCATACAGTTGGTCTTGATTATGAATCCTCATCAGCTGTGAAAAAAGGATGTGATTTTCTTATTTCAAAACAACTTCCAGACGGTGGATGGTCAGAATCAATGAAAGGTTGTGAAACACACTCTTATGTCAATGGTGAAAACTCTCTTGTTGTTCAATCGGCTTGGGCTTTGATAGGGTTGATATTGGGAAATTATCCTGATGAAGAGCCAATCAAAAGAggaattcaatttttgatgaAACGACAATTACCGACTGGTGAGTGGAAGTatgaagatattgaagGTGTATTTAATCACAGTTGTGCAATAGAATATCCTTCATATAGGTTTTTATTTCCAATTAAGGCATTAGGTTTATATAAAAACAAGTATGGTGATAAAGTGTTAGTTTAA